One window from the genome of Paraclostridium sordellii encodes:
- a CDS encoding MurR/RpiR family transcriptional regulator, producing the protein MEVDLITQIKSAYSSLTKSEQKVATYTIENMKHIAYVSVTDVAKKCGVGEATIFRFAKKIGYSGYYEFKKDIIEIIENKSENNKREAKNKTYESIQTMLEHTIALHDDETLLNVAKVIKNANNIYIFGLGLSNLSAKAAEIRLSFMGYNTFAFSDNHIELIKANLIKENDVVIGLSVSGKTIDTIKHLEIAKNRGATIIGITNYRPSKISDLSDYTLLTASKDVLAQGTSLITQTSQLIVLEEICEKLEQLDKVYTQKIRKSIYNSY; encoded by the coding sequence GTGGAAGTAGATTTAATAACACAAATAAAAAGCGCTTATTCATCTCTTACAAAATCAGAACAGAAAGTAGCAACTTATACAATAGAAAATATGAAGCATATTGCTTACGTTTCTGTAACTGATGTAGCTAAAAAATGTGGAGTTGGAGAAGCTACTATATTTAGATTTGCAAAAAAAATAGGTTATAGTGGATATTATGAATTTAAAAAAGATATTATAGAAATAATTGAAAATAAAAGTGAAAATAATAAAAGAGAAGCTAAAAATAAAACCTATGAGAGTATACAAACTATGCTAGAACATACTATAGCGCTTCATGATGATGAGACGTTATTAAATGTAGCAAAAGTTATAAAAAATGCAAATAATATATACATATTTGGACTTGGGTTATCGAATTTATCAGCTAAAGCTGCCGAGATAAGGTTATCTTTTATGGGTTATAATACATTTGCATTTAGTGATAATCATATAGAACTTATAAAAGCAAATTTAATTAAAGAAAATGATGTTGTAATAGGTCTTTCAGTATCCGGAAAGACTATTGATACTATTAAGCATTTAGAAATAGCAAAAAATAGAGGGGCTACTATAATTGGTATAACAAATTATAGACCATCTAAAATTTCTGATTTAAGCGATTATACATTATTGACAGCTAGTAAGGATGTTTTAGCTCAGGGAACGTCTTTAATCACTCAAACTTCTCAATTGATAGTACTAGAAGAAATTTGTGAGAAATTAGAACAATTAGATAAAGTATATACACAGAAAATAAGAAAAAGTATATATAATAGTTATTAG
- a CDS encoding gamma-glutamylcyclotransferase family protein — protein MKCKMFVYGTLMKGYHNYDKYLKHKALSHKKAYIEGCMYHLPSKKCPAVIDGKDKVYGQVIEIKDDENGTTLKEVDYLERYFDGSDEIMYTREVRDVYYEDGTIEKINVYIFKNDKFLKDNETIYIKNGNWHDYNLKK, from the coding sequence ATGAAGTGTAAAATGTTTGTATACGGGACCTTAATGAAAGGTTATCATAATTATGATAAATACTTAAAGCATAAGGCCTTATCACATAAAAAGGCATATATTGAAGGTTGTATGTATCACTTGCCTTCTAAAAAGTGTCCTGCTGTTATAGATGGTAAAGATAAAGTTTATGGACAAGTAATTGAAATTAAAGATGATGAAAACGGAACTACTTTAAAGGAAGTAGATTACTTAGAGAGGTATTTTGATGGAAGTGATGAAATAATGTATACTCGAGAAGTAAGAGATGTATATTATGAAGATGGAACTATTGAAAAAATTAATGTATATATATTTAAAAATGATAAGTTTCTTAAAGATAATGAGACTATATATATTAAAAATGGAAATTGGCATGATTATAATTTAAAAAAGTAG
- a CDS encoding DUF979 domain-containing protein gives MTTKDIIMEIIYIACALMAAYVGFRALKDEGQKNKVGTAVFWFSLAAVLGLGNFIPSEISGVLVVLMTIPPILNKVAPGINKVVPEEYKRKMADKIGNKIFIPALSMGVLALIFGIALPELGALVGMGFGILVSAIIILIMSKDKLTSIPTEGKKLLESVGPLSILPQLLASLGAIFAAAGVGDVIAGMVSNVVPEGNITVAIIIYAVAMALFTMIMGNAFAAFSVITIGIGIPFILAYGLDPNVVGMIGLTSGYCGTLMTPMAANFNIVPVAILEMKDKYGVIKKQLPIALVMLVAQIILMRVMG, from the coding sequence ATGACTACTAAAGATATTATAATGGAAATTATTTATATAGCATGTGCTTTAATGGCTGCATATGTAGGGTTTAGAGCTTTAAAAGATGAGGGACAAAAGAATAAAGTAGGAACAGCTGTATTCTGGTTTTCCCTAGCTGCAGTTTTAGGACTTGGTAATTTTATACCAAGTGAAATATCAGGAGTACTAGTAGTTTTAATGACTATACCACCTATACTTAATAAGGTTGCACCAGGAATAAACAAAGTAGTACCAGAAGAGTATAAAAGAAAAATGGCTGATAAAATAGGTAATAAAATATTTATACCAGCATTATCAATGGGAGTTTTAGCATTGATATTTGGAATTGCATTACCTGAATTGGGAGCTTTAGTTGGAATGGGATTTGGTATATTAGTTTCAGCTATAATAATATTGATAATGTCTAAGGACAAATTAACTTCAATCCCAACGGAAGGGAAAAAATTATTAGAATCAGTTGGACCTTTATCGATTTTACCTCAACTTTTAGCTTCTTTAGGAGCTATATTTGCAGCAGCTGGAGTAGGAGATGTTATAGCAGGAATGGTAAGTAATGTAGTACCAGAAGGAAATATAACTGTAGCAATAATAATATATGCAGTAGCTATGGCTCTATTTACTATGATAATGGGAAATGCATTTGCGGCCTTTTCTGTAATAACTATAGGAATAGGAATACCATTTATATTAGCATATGGTCTAGATCCAAATGTTGTAGGTATGATTGGACTAACAAGTGGGTATTGCGGAACATTAATGACCCCTATGGCTGCGAACTTTAATATAGTACCAGTAGCGATTCTCGAAATGAAAGATAAATATGGAGTTATAAAAAAGCAATTACCAATAGCCTTAGTTATGTTAGTTGCTCAAATAATATTAATGAGAGTTATGGGGTAG
- a CDS encoding DUF969 domain-containing protein → MIKLIGILIIVVGFALRLNAIAIVMAAGVVTGLVGGMTIPEILSTLGETFVANRYMAMFIITLPVVGVLEKNGLKQVAGDLIAKMQKATPGLIAIGYTIIRGALAAFNVSFGGVAGFIRPVICPMAEASVEKHGKKLDEEDKDTIKAMNSAAENISWFFGQVLFIAGSGVLLVKSTLEPFNYKIDPVSAVKAEMPVFLIAVIVSGIYFMIIDKKIMKKYKKKAGVKS, encoded by the coding sequence ATGATTAAATTAATCGGAATTTTGATTATAGTTGTAGGATTTGCACTTAGACTAAATGCTATAGCAATAGTTATGGCTGCTGGTGTAGTAACTGGTTTGGTAGGTGGAATGACAATACCAGAAATTTTATCAACTCTTGGAGAAACATTTGTAGCTAATAGATACATGGCAATGTTTATAATAACACTTCCCGTTGTAGGTGTTTTAGAAAAGAATGGTTTAAAGCAGGTTGCAGGAGATTTAATAGCAAAAATGCAAAAAGCTACTCCTGGATTAATTGCAATAGGGTATACGATTATAAGAGGAGCCTTAGCTGCATTTAATGTAAGTTTTGGAGGAGTTGCAGGATTTATAAGACCAGTTATATGTCCTATGGCAGAAGCTTCAGTTGAAAAGCATGGTAAGAAGTTAGATGAAGAAGATAAAGATACGATAAAAGCAATGAATAGTGCAGCAGAAAATATAAGTTGGTTCTTCGGACAAGTTTTATTTATAGCAGGGTCAGGAGTTTTACTAGTAAAGAGTACGTTAGAACCATTTAACTATAAAATTGATCCTGTATCAGCTGTAAAAGCTGAGATGCCAGTATTTTTAATTGCAGTAATAGTATCAGGAATATACTTTATGATAATAGATAAAAAAATTATGAAAAAGTATAAGAAAAAGGCAGGTGTTAAAAGTTAA